Part of the Paenibacillus sp. JNUCC32 genome is shown below.
AATATCCAGTGATTTTACAATTTATGAAGGAGTTTCATACATAAAGTCGAATAAAGTAAAAACAGCCTGCAGCATGAAAGAAGGTGACCCGGCGTTATCAGGAAAGACAAAGAAATGGATAAACGGCGAATCGCATTTGTCCCTGTATTGAAGTGTGAGCAGAGAGGACACGGAAATACAACTTGAAGAGGAGTCGGGCAAATGCATATCGTTACCGAAAGATTAGTGATTCGCGAATTTGAACCAGGAGATTGGCAGGATGTTCTTCAATATACATCCGATCCCTTGGTGATGTTTTACATGCCGGAGCCGGTCCATACGGAAGAGACGGTGAAGGAATTTCTGGAGCAGAACAAGGGCGGGCAGGCGCATCATTATGCCGTCATCCTGCAAAAGGAACAACGCGTGATCGGACACATGGTGTTTCATCCCTGCTTTGGCGAACATACTTACGAGATCGGCTGGGTCTTTCATTCAGCCTACCACGGTATGGGGTATGCTACGGAAGCCGCCGGAGCCTTGCTTCAGTATGGCTTTGAAGCATTGGGAATACACCGGATCATCGCGACATGCCAGCCAGAGAACACGCCTTCGTATAAGGTGATGGAGAAGCTTGGCATGAGGAGAGAAGGCTGCTTTAGGCAGTGTATCCCTCGAGGCGAAGTTTGGTGGGATGAGTATTACTATGCTATCCTAGAGTCTGAATGGCGTACAATTTCATAGACCTGTTGTTATAATATGCTGTGCCCAATGTATCTCTTTATAACAATGAGATGCATTGGGCATTTGGTTTTAAATCTGTGAATAAGGGAAGTTGATAAGCAATGACTGAACAGGATGCACTTAATCGAAAGTTACTGACGGAGGGCGATTATGTAACGGATGAACCGATCGACCTGACCAATTGCGAAAAAGAACCTATTCACATTCCAGGATACATTCAGCCCCATGGCGTACTACTTGCCATTAATCCTATCGACGATTTCAGGATCGCGCAGTGCAGCCGAAATACGGAACAGCTGCTCGGGATCAGCGCCGAATCCCTTTTGGGACAGAGCCTTGAGGAGCTTATCGGAAAAACGCAATTTGAGCTTATGATTCGCCGAGACCTTCAAGCAATAGCGACACCGGACTTACAATATATCAATCTTACGATTTCGGTTGCCGATGAGCCGATTGAGTTTATCGGAATTCTTCACGAAAGCGAAGGGCTGATTCTGCTGGAACTGGAGCCGGTTTCGGAAGATACCGTGCCCTTTACGGATGATTTTGAATGGATCCAGACTTTTTTCAGTCGGATGAAACGAACCGAGAATCGGGTTGAAGCAAGTCAAGTGGCTTGCGAGCTCGTGAAGGACATTCTGGGTTATGACCGTGTGATGCTGTATGAATTCGATGATCACTGGAACGGAAAAGTGATTGCCGAAGCCAAAGAGCAAGGGCTGGAATCCTTCCTGGGCCATCATTATCCGGCATCGGATATTCCTCGGCAAGCCCGTGAACTGTATTTGAGAAATTGGCTGCGTACGATTGTTGACGTGGGTTATACGCCGGTCGAGATCATCCCCACCGTGCAGCCTTTGACCGGAAAGCCGCTGAACCTCAGTTTATCCGTTCTTCGCAGCGTGTCGCCGCTTCATATTGAGTACCTTCATAATATGGGGGTCGGCGCGACAACCACGATTTCCCTTATCCATGACAACCAGTTATGGGGATTAATCACCTGCCATCACTACAGCCGAAAATACGTATCTCACCGCACCCGCAACTTGTGCAATTTTCTGGGATCCTTTTTCTCCAACGAACTGTATCAACGCCAGCAGCTCGATGATTACCAAACCGAGCTCAGGCTTCGAATTTTATCCGCCCGTTTCACCGAAATTTTCATCGGCAACACCGATGTCTATCAGGTGCTTGAGCAGCTTGAGACCGAAGAGCAGGGCCTGCTGGATTTAATGAGCGCTACCGGTGCCGCCGTCTATTACCAGGACAATTTGATGTTGTATGGCACGACGCCCACTTCGAAGCAAGTCATGGAGCTGGCCGGCTGGTTATCCGCCCAAGCAGAGGATTATACGTACCACAGCTCGAAACTCAGCGCAGAGTATGAGCCTGCCAAAGCATTCAAGGGTGCGGCCTCCGGCGTATTGTATCTCGCCCTGTCGCCAGGTCAACAAAACTATGTCATGTGGTTCAGGCCGGAGGTTGTTGAAATCGTGGATTGGGCTGGCGATCCGGCCAAAGCCGTTATACAAGAAGAGGATAAAATGCGTTTATCCCCTCGAAAATCGTTCGAAAAATGGAGGCAGGTGGTGGAGGGCACTTCATACTCATGGAAGGCTCAGGAATTAAGCGTTCTCCCCCAATTGAAATCGATTGTCCGCAAGCAAACCGATTTTCAATTAAGACAAGCCAAAGAACAGGCCATTCAAAATGCACGCATATTCAGGGAGAACGAGGAGCGGTATTTGCAGCTTATGGGCCACTCCCCCGTAGCCTTCTTGTCACTGACAACGGCGGGAACCATCGTGTATTGCAATTCGCGGGCCGAGACGCTGTTTGGCGCAACGAGGCCGGAGGAACTGCTCCAGCTTGAAATATACACCTTGGCTAGCGATGGTTCCCGCATGGGTCTAAGAGAGCAAATCAAACGGATGGATCAGAATCAGGCCCAGCTCGTTTCCGGCAGCGGCTGGTTTGATACGCTGGATGGAAAGAGGATGGAGCTTGAATATATGCTGGCAGCCATTCATCAGGGACGCAAATCGTCCATTATGGTCATTTTGAGAGAAGGTACCCCGGATGGAGGCCCCGATCGCGTATACTCCGATGTATTGAACCAGCTTCAGAGCTACGTGACAACAGATCCATTGACCGAACTGCCCAATCCGGCTACTTTCGAAAAAGAATTGGCGACGGATTGGGAGGAAAGCGTTCAGAACCAGGTTTCTCTGGCCTTGCTGATGGTCGATATCGATGATTTCCGGGTGTATAACACGCTTCATGGTCTATATGGCGGCGATTTATGTTTGCAATGGATTGCCGACGCACTGAAAATCATAGGCGAATACTATGGAGCGGCCATTTCGCGTTACGGCGGCGGAACCTTTATATTGAAGATCAAAGATACCGATCCCGACCGAACCTATGAAGTGGCTGAGAAGATACGTCAAGGCGTCCTGGCGCTCAGCATCCCCAAGGACCGAACGGAGGAAGACGGATTTATGACGGTAAGCGTAGGAGCGGCTTGCCTAACGCCCACCTCCATGCTGAGTCTTTCCCATTTGACTGACGAAACGGAAAAAGCCATGCATATTGCCAAGAGCAAGGGGAAGAACAGAGTCACGCTATATGGATATGAAACGGATTGATGTCCGTTGGAACCAAGAGGAAGTTGGATAATCAAAAGCCTGCAGCTCGATTATGGAGCTGCAGGCTTCTTTGCTGTATTATATCCCTGTACATATGATGCTAAAATGAAGACTGGAGTTGAACGAGTGGAAGTTGGAGGTGTTGCATGACCCGATTGATGCAGCCGCGGAAAGCAGGAAGCAGAAGAAAGCGCGTCTTGTTGAGAGTTTTGCTGGGACTGATAGCCATCATGCTGGTTTATTCGATAAATGTGGGATACACGATTTGGAAATATGCAGGGCGAACGGTGAATATTCCCTCCGATGCAGCGATCGTTCTGGGTGCAGCAGTATGGGAGGGGAGACCTTCGCCTGTGTTTCAGGGGCGCATCGATCATGCGTTATGGCTGTATGATCAACAATACGTAGACAAGCTCATTTTTACAGGGGGACGCGGGTCCGAAGAGGAAGTAGCCGAATCGGAAGCGGCCAAACAATATGCCATCGAACACGGCGTTCCGGAGAGGGACATCCTGGTAGAGACGAGTTCGACGATCACCGAGCAAAACCTGTATTATGCGAACAAGATAGGCGATGCGGCAGGGCTGTCCTCATATATTATCGTGAGCGATCCGCTGCACATGAAGCGGGCGATGGCGATGGCTGAAGATATGGGTCTCGAAGCCAATCCTTATCCCGCGTCACGGAGCGCTTACCAAAGCGTAAGAAGCAAGCTCCCCTTTTTATGCAGAGAGGTCTTTTATTATATCGGTTATCATCTGGCGAAACCCCTTCGATAAAAGATCCGATAATGCGCAGTTTGCGTGTTAGTCCAGACTTCCGAGATCGTTGGCAAGCATCTGATGGCTTTCCTTATCCGTTACCCTGTCGAGATAACTTGCCGCTTTTTGCTTGGATGCCAATGCAAGCTCCTTGTTCCTCAGAACCAGATAGGCTCTGGCTTCCGCTTCGTATCCGTAACCGATGTAGAAGGGTTCGAGGTTAGCCGATGACCCGATCGTGATGCAGCGCTTGGCATAATGCAGTGCTTGATCGCCCTGACCCGTTACCGCGTATACTCGGGAGAGCTGCCAATACCCGATAGACAGGTTGCGCTCTGTATGATCCGCCACCCGGCTCCAATGCCAAAAGGAAGCATGACACATGTGAATCATGTTCTCTTCGTCTTCCGTCGTCCGCTGCTTCTTCTCCAAGATATCCCAGACCTGATTGAAGCAGTTTATTGCAAATTGTTTATGTAAGTTTGAATCTTGAATGTCCATGCCTATGTCCTCCGATTGTACGCATTATAATGCAGGTAAATGGATCGTAAAGGTTGTCCCATGATCAGGAGTGCTCTCCACGTTCATCGTACCGCCGTGATTATGAATAATATTCTTGGTAATCATGAGACCGAGTCCCGTGCCGGTGTCTTTCGTTGTAAAAAAGGGCTGTCCCAGTGATTGGATCTGATCCTGCGTCATCCCAACTCCTTCATCCTGCACGATAATCTGTACCTCGGGACCGCTGTGCACAATGTCCAAGGTGATGCTTCCCCCGTGATTCATCGCTTCCATCGCGTTTTTCAGCAGATTGATGAACACTTGCTTGAGCTGGTTGACTTCGCCCTGTACATAGATCGGAACCAGTGGATAATGGGGAATGATCTCTATAT
Proteins encoded:
- a CDS encoding GNAT family N-acetyltransferase, coding for MHIVTERLVIREFEPGDWQDVLQYTSDPLVMFYMPEPVHTEETVKEFLEQNKGGQAHHYAVILQKEQRVIGHMVFHPCFGEHTYEIGWVFHSAYHGMGYATEAAGALLQYGFEALGIHRIIATCQPENTPSYKVMEKLGMRREGCFRQCIPRGEVWWDEYYYAILESEWRTIS
- a CDS encoding diguanylate cyclase domain-containing protein, producing the protein MTEQDALNRKLLTEGDYVTDEPIDLTNCEKEPIHIPGYIQPHGVLLAINPIDDFRIAQCSRNTEQLLGISAESLLGQSLEELIGKTQFELMIRRDLQAIATPDLQYINLTISVADEPIEFIGILHESEGLILLELEPVSEDTVPFTDDFEWIQTFFSRMKRTENRVEASQVACELVKDILGYDRVMLYEFDDHWNGKVIAEAKEQGLESFLGHHYPASDIPRQARELYLRNWLRTIVDVGYTPVEIIPTVQPLTGKPLNLSLSVLRSVSPLHIEYLHNMGVGATTTISLIHDNQLWGLITCHHYSRKYVSHRTRNLCNFLGSFFSNELYQRQQLDDYQTELRLRILSARFTEIFIGNTDVYQVLEQLETEEQGLLDLMSATGAAVYYQDNLMLYGTTPTSKQVMELAGWLSAQAEDYTYHSSKLSAEYEPAKAFKGAASGVLYLALSPGQQNYVMWFRPEVVEIVDWAGDPAKAVIQEEDKMRLSPRKSFEKWRQVVEGTSYSWKAQELSVLPQLKSIVRKQTDFQLRQAKEQAIQNARIFRENEERYLQLMGHSPVAFLSLTTAGTIVYCNSRAETLFGATRPEELLQLEIYTLASDGSRMGLREQIKRMDQNQAQLVSGSGWFDTLDGKRMELEYMLAAIHQGRKSSIMVILREGTPDGGPDRVYSDVLNQLQSYVTTDPLTELPNPATFEKELATDWEESVQNQVSLALLMVDIDDFRVYNTLHGLYGGDLCLQWIADALKIIGEYYGAAISRYGGGTFILKIKDTDPDRTYEVAEKIRQGVLALSIPKDRTEEDGFMTVSVGAACLTPTSMLSLSHLTDETEKAMHIAKSKGKNRVTLYGYETD
- a CDS encoding YdcF family protein — encoded protein: MTRLMQPRKAGSRRKRVLLRVLLGLIAIMLVYSINVGYTIWKYAGRTVNIPSDAAIVLGAAVWEGRPSPVFQGRIDHALWLYDQQYVDKLIFTGGRGSEEEVAESEAAKQYAIEHGVPERDILVETSSTITEQNLYYANKIGDAAGLSSYIIVSDPLHMKRAMAMAEDMGLEANPYPASRSAYQSVRSKLPFLCREVFYYIGYHLAKPLR